A window from Leptospira wolffii serovar Khorat str. Khorat-H2 encodes these proteins:
- a CDS encoding succinate dehydrogenase/fumarate reductase iron-sulfur subunit, giving the protein MDLKLKVWRQKNSQEKGKIVNYDAKDVSPDMSFLEMLDVVNEELITKGDDPIAFEHDCREGICGSCNIMINGEAHGPLPGVTTCQLHMRSFKDGDTIFLEPWRAKAFPVIKDLVVDRSGFDRIIQAGGFVSINTGGAPDANALPIPKKDADVAMDAATCIGCGACVASCKNASAMLFVSAKVSHLALLPQGQVEKKERVKNMVNAMDKEGFGNCTNQYECEAACPKDIKADFIRVLNKEYILS; this is encoded by the coding sequence ATGGATCTCAAATTAAAAGTCTGGAGACAGAAAAACTCCCAGGAGAAAGGCAAAATCGTAAATTACGACGCCAAAGACGTTTCTCCCGATATGTCCTTCTTAGAAATGTTGGATGTGGTCAACGAAGAGCTGATCACCAAAGGAGACGATCCGATCGCTTTCGAACACGATTGCAGAGAAGGTATCTGCGGCTCCTGCAATATCATGATCAACGGGGAGGCTCACGGTCCTCTTCCGGGAGTCACAACCTGCCAGTTGCATATGCGTAGCTTCAAGGACGGAGATACGATCTTCTTGGAGCCTTGGAGAGCCAAGGCATTCCCGGTTATCAAAGATCTGGTCGTAGATCGAAGCGGTTTCGATAGAATCATCCAAGCCGGAGGTTTCGTTAGCATCAATACCGGAGGAGCTCCGGATGCGAACGCTCTTCCCATTCCTAAAAAGGATGCGGACGTGGCCATGGATGCGGCTACCTGTATCGGTTGCGGAGCATGCGTCGCTTCTTGTAAGAACGCTTCCGCGATGTTATTCGTTTCCGCAAAAGTTTCCCATCTTGCACTTCTTCCTCAAGGACAGGTCGAGAAGAAAGAGCGTGTAAAGAACATGGTAAACGCTATGGACAAGGAAGGATTCGGAAATTGCACCAACCAATACGAATGCGAAGCCGCTTGTCCTAAGGATATCAAAGCGGATTTCATCCGAGTCCTGAACAAAGAGTACATTCTTTCCTGA
- a CDS encoding fumarate reductase/succinate dehydrogenase flavoprotein subunit, which yields MSLDSKIPSGPLEKKWDDYKSHIKLVNPANKRKYTVIVIGTGLAGGSASATLAELGYNVKTFCFQDSPRRAHSIAAQGGINAAKNYQNDGDSVYRLFYDTIKGGDFRAREANVYRLAQVSANIIDQCVAQGVPFAREYGGHLDNRSFGGAQVSRTFYAKGQTGQQLLLGAYSALSRQIGLGNVKMYPRTEMLDLVVVDGHAKGVVIRDLVTGKVTVHAADAVVLASGGYGNVFYLSTNAKGSNVTATFRAYKKGAFFANPCYTQIHPTCIPVSGDHQSKLTLMSESLRNDGRIWVPKKKGDTRNPADIPESERDYYLERKYPSYGNLCPRDIASRSAKEVCDAGFGVGPGGQGVYLDFSSAINRLGEHTIAERYGNLFQMYEQITGENPYKVPMRIYPAVHYTMGGLWVDYNLMSNLPGLFVIGEANFSDHGANRLGASALMQGLADGYFVLPYTIGNYLAEVGFGKTPSIDHSEFKKAETDANAQLNKFLSIKGKRTVDSFHRELGKLMWDNCGMARDEKGLKEALVKIPQIREEFWQNVNVPGSGSELNQSLEKAGRVADFLEFGELLCLDALTREESCGGHFRTEHQMDDGEAKRNDDKFCHATAWEWKGVGAKPVEHREKLEFENIKLATRSYK from the coding sequence ATGAGTTTAGATTCCAAAATCCCTTCGGGTCCCTTGGAAAAGAAATGGGACGACTATAAATCCCATATCAAACTGGTAAACCCCGCCAATAAAAGAAAATACACCGTAATCGTAATCGGAACCGGACTCGCCGGAGGTTCCGCATCCGCGACTCTCGCAGAGTTGGGTTACAACGTTAAAACTTTCTGCTTCCAAGATAGCCCTAGACGAGCTCACTCCATCGCGGCTCAGGGCGGTATCAACGCCGCAAAGAACTACCAAAACGACGGAGACTCGGTTTATCGTCTGTTCTATGACACCATTAAAGGTGGAGACTTCCGCGCGAGAGAAGCGAACGTTTATCGCTTGGCCCAAGTATCCGCGAACATCATCGACCAATGCGTGGCGCAAGGTGTTCCTTTTGCTCGCGAATACGGCGGACATTTGGACAACCGATCTTTCGGTGGAGCCCAAGTTTCCCGTACATTCTACGCGAAAGGCCAGACCGGACAGCAGCTTCTACTCGGAGCCTACTCCGCCCTTTCCCGTCAAATCGGACTCGGAAACGTGAAAATGTATCCTAGAACCGAGATGTTGGACCTGGTCGTAGTAGACGGTCACGCAAAAGGAGTGGTCATTCGGGATCTGGTCACCGGCAAGGTAACCGTACACGCAGCGGATGCAGTGGTCCTCGCTTCCGGCGGTTATGGAAACGTATTCTATCTTTCCACGAACGCAAAAGGATCTAACGTAACCGCGACCTTCCGCGCCTATAAAAAAGGCGCATTCTTCGCGAATCCTTGCTACACGCAAATTCACCCTACTTGTATCCCCGTTTCCGGAGACCACCAATCCAAATTGACTCTGATGTCCGAATCCCTACGGAACGACGGTCGTATCTGGGTTCCTAAGAAGAAGGGAGACACTCGTAATCCTGCGGATATACCGGAGAGTGAAAGAGATTATTATCTGGAAAGAAAATATCCAAGTTATGGAAACCTTTGTCCTCGAGACATCGCATCTCGTTCCGCGAAAGAAGTCTGCGACGCAGGATTCGGAGTAGGACCGGGAGGCCAAGGTGTATATCTGGACTTCTCCTCTGCGATCAATCGTTTGGGAGAACATACGATCGCGGAAAGATACGGAAACCTCTTCCAGATGTACGAACAAATCACCGGAGAAAATCCTTACAAGGTTCCGATGAGAATCTACCCTGCCGTTCACTATACCATGGGCGGTCTCTGGGTGGATTATAATCTGATGAGCAATCTTCCCGGCCTATTCGTGATCGGTGAAGCCAACTTCTCCGACCATGGAGCCAACCGATTGGGTGCCTCCGCGCTCATGCAAGGCCTAGCAGACGGTTACTTCGTTCTACCTTACACCATCGGAAATTATCTGGCCGAAGTAGGATTTGGAAAAACTCCTTCCATCGACCACTCCGAATTCAAGAAGGCGGAAACGGACGCAAACGCCCAACTCAATAAGTTTCTTTCCATCAAAGGAAAACGAACCGTCGACTCTTTCCACAGAGAACTCGGAAAACTCATGTGGGACAATTGCGGTATGGCGAGAGACGAGAAGGGCTTAAAAGAAGCCCTAGTCAAAATTCCGCAAATCCGCGAAGAATTCTGGCAAAATGTAAACGTGCCCGGTTCCGGATCTGAGTTAAATCAATCCCTGGAAAAAGCGGGAAGAGTTGCGGACTTTTTGGAATTTGGAGAACTACTCTGCTTGGATGCTCTCACTCGGGAAGAATCCTGCGGAGGACATTTCCGCACCGAGCACCAAATGGACGACGGAGAAGCGAAGCGTAACGACGACAAATTCTGCCATGCAACCGCTTGGGAATGGAAAGGAGTCGGAGCTAAACCCGTGGAGCATAGAGAGAAACTCGAGTTCGAAAACATTAAACTCGCCACTAGGAGTTACAAATAA
- a CDS encoding succinate dehydrogenase cytochrome b subunit — MDFQAGYLRSSIGRKTIVAITGIIFFGFVFVHMLGNLQIFQEPDKINTYAEFLQSLGGLLWLARGILLVAFVLHVFYAIQLSIENKQARPVGYVKPSTIQATLSSRYMALTGSVILAFVIYHLLHFTFGKIQPENYALQEMIGDKSRHDVYSMIVLGFKNIYVSASYIFAMLLLAFHLRHGVASVFQTLGLNTPFWAPKLNAFAILYALTIFIGNTSMPVAVLLNFVKVSGAQ, encoded by the coding sequence ATGGATTTTCAGGCTGGATATCTAAGGTCTTCCATCGGTAGAAAAACTATCGTTGCGATTACCGGAATCATTTTCTTCGGCTTTGTATTCGTACATATGCTGGGGAACCTCCAGATCTTCCAGGAACCGGATAAGATTAATACTTATGCCGAGTTTCTGCAGAGCTTGGGCGGGCTACTTTGGCTGGCTCGAGGAATTCTTTTGGTCGCTTTCGTTTTACACGTGTTCTATGCGATCCAATTGTCTATTGAAAACAAACAGGCTCGTCCGGTCGGCTACGTAAAACCAAGCACGATCCAGGCTACCCTTTCTTCCCGCTATATGGCACTTACGGGCTCCGTAATCCTGGCCTTCGTAATCTACCATCTTCTGCATTTCACCTTCGGTAAAATTCAGCCGGAAAATTACGCTCTCCAGGAAATGATCGGGGATAAGTCCAGACATGACGTATATTCCATGATCGTTTTAGGATTTAAGAATATATACGTGTCCGCATCCTATATCTTCGCGATGCTTCTTTTGGCCTTCCACTTGAGACACGGAGTAGCAAGTGTATTCCAAACCTTAGGTTTAAATACTCCCTTCTGGGCTCCCAAATTGAACGCATTTGCGATCCTATACGCACTGACCATTTTCATCGGCAATACATCTATGCCTGTTGCCGTACTTCTTAACTTCGTAAAAGTTTCGGGAGCGCAATAA
- a CDS encoding aldo/keto reductase — MQTQDPFQSLYRNRLQEGSFSVSEGPETSGSGYFSFRGLRISRVGFGGYRIGLSDPEHREALEYSLESGVNIVDVSANYGDGEAEGLVGDILSQKAEEKREFRKKIFIVTKAGYIQGRNLRVLEAREKEGRGFSEITRYQNGLFHCISPDFLEDQLERSRKRLGVFTIDGFLLHNPEYYLMLEEKKGQRREEAREEYYRRIRTAFGFLERARKEGKIRYYGISSNTFPVPEDRFTHTYLSKVLQMAKEAGGEEHGFAIVQFPGNWYEDGFLRNKNSEGRTILDLCEENTLLPLINRPLNSFREGIGMLRLSYSPGEKEPDLSKVLQNFSSEAAIIERLEDSEGLPSLSGLWSEYGDRIQTEEQFQILLERSWIPELRKTIDRIHSESGKADAEEYIGILNATLPRLSEVLRQRGEEKLSSLYENLSERFPNPNPPKSLSSLMVSHLASLLSHGSVLLGMRRRYYVDDILPLFRNPWPKISSKHWGEHGIRS, encoded by the coding sequence ATGCAGACCCAGGATCCTTTTCAGTCTTTATACCGGAACCGATTGCAAGAAGGTTCGTTTTCCGTTTCAGAGGGACCCGAGACTTCCGGGTCCGGATATTTTTCCTTCCGAGGACTTCGGATTTCTCGGGTAGGTTTCGGAGGATATAGGATCGGTTTATCCGACCCGGAGCATAGGGAGGCTTTGGAATATTCTCTAGAATCCGGGGTCAATATAGTCGATGTATCCGCCAATTATGGAGACGGAGAGGCGGAAGGTTTGGTGGGAGATATACTCTCGCAAAAAGCGGAAGAGAAGAGAGAATTCCGTAAGAAAATATTTATAGTGACCAAGGCCGGTTATATACAGGGCAGAAATTTAAGAGTCCTAGAGGCTCGGGAAAAAGAAGGTAGGGGATTTTCGGAAATCACAAGATATCAGAACGGACTCTTCCATTGCATATCTCCGGATTTTTTGGAGGACCAATTGGAAAGATCCCGAAAGCGTCTCGGAGTTTTTACGATCGACGGATTCCTTTTGCATAATCCCGAATATTATCTGATGTTAGAGGAGAAGAAAGGACAGCGAAGAGAAGAAGCTAGGGAAGAATACTACCGGAGGATCCGAACTGCATTCGGTTTTCTGGAAAGGGCACGTAAAGAGGGGAAAATTAGATACTACGGAATCTCCAGTAATACATTTCCAGTACCCGAGGACCGTTTCACTCATACTTATTTGTCGAAGGTACTACAAATGGCAAAGGAAGCCGGGGGAGAAGAGCATGGTTTTGCCATCGTACAATTCCCGGGCAATTGGTATGAAGACGGATTTCTGCGGAATAAGAATTCCGAAGGAAGAACGATACTGGATCTATGCGAGGAAAATACGCTCCTCCCTCTAATCAATCGACCCTTGAATTCTTTCCGAGAAGGAATCGGAATGTTGCGTCTTTCCTATTCTCCCGGTGAAAAAGAACCGGATTTGTCGAAGGTACTACAAAACTTCTCCTCAGAGGCCGCAATCATAGAAAGATTAGAAGATTCCGAAGGACTTCCTTCTCTTTCCGGTCTTTGGTCGGAATATGGGGATAGAATACAAACGGAAGAGCAATTCCAAATTCTTCTGGAAAGATCCTGGATCCCGGAACTCCGAAAGACGATCGACCGGATCCATTCTGAATCGGGAAAAGCGGATGCGGAAGAATATATTGGAATTCTGAATGCGACCCTACCCAGACTCTCCGAAGTCTTAAGGCAAAGGGGAGAAGAGAAGCTTTCCTCCTTATATGAGAATCTGTCGGAAAGGTTCCCGAATCCGAATCCCCCGAAAAGCCTTTCCTCTCTCATGGTTTCTCATCTGGCCTCTCTTCTCTCCCACGGATCCGTTCTATTAGGAATGAGAAGAAGGTACTATGTAGACGATATTCTGCCCTTGTTTCGTAACCCTTGGCCTAAGATATCCTCTAAACACTGGGGAGAGCATGGAATTCGATCCTGA
- a CDS encoding DUF309 domain-containing protein, with protein sequence MEFDPEIIAILDRIRGNPSADETFDYAWQEGRNLYGSGRYFELHEVFEFQWKKEVGPRRLLFHGWIQLAISLNKIFVKPNPRGARMQAEKAREKFLSLGETKALSPYGTDRNREILEFLEELLGHFEGENGWDHERIRKISPPEIDADGKEWFSISAFYGE encoded by the coding sequence ATGGAATTCGATCCTGAAATAATAGCGATATTGGATCGAATCCGCGGTAATCCTTCCGCCGACGAAACCTTCGATTATGCCTGGCAGGAGGGGCGGAACTTGTACGGTTCGGGAAGATATTTCGAATTGCACGAGGTATTCGAGTTCCAATGGAAAAAGGAAGTCGGGCCGAGAAGATTATTATTCCATGGTTGGATCCAACTTGCGATTTCTCTCAATAAGATTTTTGTAAAGCCAAATCCGAGAGGAGCGAGGATGCAGGCGGAAAAGGCCAGAGAGAAATTCCTTTCTCTCGGCGAAACGAAAGCGCTTTCTCCCTACGGTACCGATCGTAACCGGGAGATTTTGGAATTTCTGGAGGAACTACTCGGGCATTTCGAGGGAGAAAATGGTTGGGATCACGAACGAATTCGGAAAATTTCTCCTCCGGAAATAGATGCAGACGGTAAGGAATGGTTTTCAATCTCCGCTTTTTACGGAGAATGA
- a CDS encoding alpha/beta fold hydrolase yields MSDPVKIGKETESGFFESGGYKLSYAKRDNGKGRALLLLHGFMDSSRTFLFQEEFLSQYFDLYRFDYRGHGDSEWLREGFYHFLLPLLDTKSFIQAYLPKKFHILGHSMGGGLGSRISGLYPDRVETLVCLEGFSSLQDPEKERRRFLSWLENWEISLAGKERKRQKSFKSIEEAASRLAPVYPRLPFDRLLKITETLIKPTEDGFIWKSDPSYKNGPPVFLSPQFTRHLWETISCPVMVIYGQKTNLPLDDSKEVFSHIKNLRYEEIADAGHNMHHDRPDALEELLKSFYVTNLK; encoded by the coding sequence ATGAGCGATCCAGTTAAGATAGGGAAGGAGACCGAATCGGGATTTTTCGAATCCGGAGGTTATAAACTCTCGTATGCCAAGAGAGATAACGGGAAGGGGAGAGCGCTCCTATTATTGCATGGCTTCATGGATTCTTCCCGGACCTTTCTTTTCCAGGAAGAATTTCTATCCCAGTATTTCGATCTATACCGTTTCGATTATCGGGGTCACGGAGATTCAGAATGGCTGAGAGAAGGGTTCTATCATTTTCTACTTCCCTTATTGGATACGAAAAGTTTTATCCAGGCTTATCTTCCCAAAAAATTCCATATCCTGGGTCATTCCATGGGAGGAGGGCTTGGGTCCAGAATTTCAGGATTGTATCCGGATCGGGTGGAAACCCTGGTTTGTTTGGAAGGATTCAGTTCTCTCCAAGATCCCGAAAAGGAAAGAAGAAGGTTTCTTTCTTGGCTGGAAAATTGGGAAATCAGTCTGGCTGGAAAGGAAAGAAAACGCCAGAAAAGTTTTAAGAGTATAGAAGAAGCCGCTTCCAGGCTCGCTCCCGTTTATCCTCGACTCCCTTTTGATAGACTCTTAAAGATTACGGAGACCTTAATCAAGCCCACAGAAGACGGTTTTATTTGGAAAAGCGATCCTTCCTATAAAAACGGCCCTCCCGTTTTTTTGAGCCCTCAATTCACACGCCATCTTTGGGAAACGATTTCCTGTCCCGTCATGGTGATCTACGGACAAAAAACAAACCTTCCTTTGGACGACTCCAAGGAGGTGTTCTCTCATATTAAGAATTTAAGATATGAGGAAATTGCCGACGCAGGTCATAATATGCATCACGATCGTCCCGATGCCTTGGAAGAATTGCTGAAGAGTTTCTACGTAACGAATTTGAAGTAA
- a CDS encoding CopG family transcriptional regulator yields the protein MRKVVSVSLDTDLDSLLVRFSVQENISKSEVIQKALRQYFFLSEAKRLRGKAKQYAEKAGYLSEEDYL from the coding sequence ATGAGAAAAGTCGTCTCGGTCAGCCTGGATACGGATTTAGATTCCTTATTGGTTCGTTTTTCCGTCCAAGAAAATATTTCCAAAAGCGAAGTGATCCAAAAGGCATTGAGACAATATTTCTTCTTGAGCGAAGCTAAGAGATTGAGAGGAAAAGCCAAACAATACGCGGAAAAAGCCGGATATCTTAGCGAAGAGGATTATCTATAA
- a CDS encoding putative toxin-antitoxin system toxin component, PIN family — MLSPWILEEFRDKCLSKFKMKPKDFREILSHLKTGATILEPKGKPPTVCKDPNNNPVLHLAEYSEAELLLTGDTDLLVIGVFARAKILSPRQYKLKYLI; from the coding sequence ATTCTATCCCCTTGGATCTTGGAGGAATTCCGGGACAAGTGCTTGTCTAAATTCAAAATGAAGCCCAAGGACTTTCGGGAAATTTTAAGTCACTTGAAAACCGGAGCCACAATCCTGGAACCGAAAGGGAAACCGCCCACAGTTTGTAAAGATCCGAACAACAATCCCGTTCTGCACTTGGCGGAATATTCGGAGGCGGAATTATTACTTACCGGAGACACCGATTTACTCGTAATCGGAGTATTCGCAAGGGCGAAAATTCTTTCTCCTCGCCAATACAAATTGAAATATCTGATCTAA
- the serA gene encoding phosphoglycerate dehydrogenase, which yields MISYPKEKINVLLLENVHQDAFQLFQNDGFNVRLLPQALSEEELLKEIENVHVLGIRSKTNITPPVLNKAKRLMTIGCFCIGTNQVNLIEAEKKGVPVFNAPYSNTRSVAELVIAEIVMLARRVPDHIRNTHGGIWNKISKNCFEVRGKTLGIVGYGHIGSQVSVLAEAMGLKVIYYDVQTVLPLGNASPVGSYEELLAKADFLTFHVPETPETMNLYGKKEIALSKKGAYVINLSRGKVLDLEALAEGIKAGHIAGAGIDVFPEEPESNNDPFITPIQNLQNVILTPHIGGSTEEAQKNIGSEVANKLIKFINNGSTTFAVNFPNLELTPIPQGMYRILNVHKNQPGFLKDINSLVSEIGANISSQHLGTSAEIGYLSMVINMSVGDELKERIEKHPGSIKTRILY from the coding sequence ATGATTTCCTACCCAAAAGAAAAGATCAATGTGCTACTCTTGGAAAACGTCCACCAAGACGCCTTTCAGCTATTCCAAAACGACGGTTTCAACGTCCGGCTGCTTCCCCAAGCCCTTAGCGAAGAGGAACTTTTAAAAGAGATAGAGAACGTTCACGTTTTGGGAATACGAAGCAAGACCAATATCACTCCTCCCGTATTGAATAAGGCCAAAAGACTCATGACGATCGGTTGTTTCTGCATAGGAACCAATCAGGTCAATCTGATCGAAGCTGAGAAAAAAGGAGTCCCCGTCTTCAACGCGCCCTACTCCAATACCAGATCCGTTGCAGAATTGGTAATTGCGGAAATCGTAATGTTAGCCAGGAGGGTTCCGGATCATATCCGAAACACCCACGGCGGAATCTGGAATAAAATCTCCAAGAATTGTTTCGAGGTCCGAGGTAAGACCCTAGGAATCGTAGGCTACGGACATATCGGTAGCCAAGTTTCCGTACTTGCCGAAGCCATGGGACTGAAAGTCATTTATTACGATGTTCAAACCGTTCTTCCCTTGGGAAATGCAAGTCCAGTAGGTTCCTACGAAGAGCTTCTCGCGAAAGCAGACTTTCTAACCTTTCATGTTCCCGAAACTCCGGAGACAATGAATCTCTACGGCAAAAAAGAGATCGCACTCAGCAAGAAAGGCGCCTATGTCATCAACCTTTCCAGAGGAAAAGTGTTGGATCTAGAGGCTTTGGCGGAAGGAATCAAGGCAGGTCATATCGCAGGAGCGGGGATCGACGTATTTCCGGAAGAACCGGAATCCAATAACGATCCTTTCATCACTCCCATCCAAAATTTGCAAAACGTTATTCTAACTCCGCATATCGGAGGCTCCACGGAAGAAGCTCAGAAGAATATCGGATCGGAAGTCGCGAATAAACTGATAAAATTCATAAATAACGGTTCGACCACTTTCGCGGTGAATTTCCCCAATCTGGAATTGACTCCGATCCCTCAGGGAATGTATCGAATCCTAAACGTTCACAAGAACCAGCCCGGATTCTTGAAGGATATCAACAGTCTCGTTTCCGAGATCGGTGCGAATATCAGCTCCCAACATCTGGGAACCAGCGCGGAAATCGGTTATCTCTCTATGGTCATTAATATGAGTGTTGGAGACGAATTGAAGGAAAGAATCGAAAAACATCCGGGCTCCATTAAGACTCGGATCCTGTACTGA
- the lysS gene encoding lysine--tRNA ligase — translation MSQDQKETNELIQQRIQKVNELKSKGLDPYPVRFFPDSDSAGLIEGFAKNPTGSDKKFLLGGRLHSKRVMGKASFAHLKDRSGVIQLYATRDDLGEDSYSLFKTLDLGDLIGVEGYLFQTQKGETTLHLTSVTLLAKCIRPLPVVKEKDGVVYDAFADVEQRYRMRYVDLVVNDHVRDTFITRSRIVSEIRNFLTSEGFLEVETPMMQPIAGGAAARPFVTHHNTLDMQLFLRIAPELYLKRLIVGGLDRVFELNRNFRNEGISTKHNPEFTMMEAYMAYGDMGKMLELTEKLITTVASKICGSLKIKYGKDMVDLTPPWRRVKYVDIIKEYSGIDFSQVKTLEEAKEKASSVKVDASKCTSIWKVADEVFSEKAEPNLIQPVFVTDYPKELSPLAKSDPNNPDYVERFEPYIVGREIGNAFSELNDPFDQKERFEEQVKQREAGDDEAFMMDEDYIRALEYGMPPTGGLGIGIDRLVMLLTDSHSIRDTILFPLMRPE, via the coding sequence ATGTCTCAAGATCAGAAAGAAACGAACGAACTCATTCAACAAAGGATCCAAAAGGTAAACGAGCTCAAGAGCAAGGGCTTGGACCCCTATCCGGTTCGTTTTTTTCCGGATTCGGATTCGGCGGGATTGATCGAAGGTTTCGCCAAAAATCCTACCGGCTCCGACAAAAAGTTCCTACTCGGCGGAAGATTACATTCCAAAAGAGTAATGGGTAAGGCGAGCTTCGCGCACTTGAAGGACAGATCCGGTGTCATCCAACTCTATGCGACGAGAGACGATTTGGGAGAAGACTCGTATTCCCTTTTCAAAACCCTGGACCTAGGCGATCTAATCGGAGTCGAAGGTTATCTTTTCCAAACCCAAAAAGGAGAAACGACTCTTCATCTCACTTCCGTTACCCTTCTTGCGAAATGTATCCGCCCTCTTCCCGTCGTAAAGGAAAAAGACGGTGTTGTTTACGACGCATTCGCGGATGTGGAACAGAGATATCGTATGAGATATGTGGATCTCGTAGTGAACGATCACGTCCGAGATACCTTTATCACCAGAAGTAGAATCGTCTCCGAGATCCGAAACTTCCTTACTTCCGAGGGATTCTTGGAAGTGGAAACTCCCATGATGCAACCCATTGCGGGAGGTGCCGCGGCGAGACCCTTCGTTACGCATCACAATACTCTCGATATGCAATTGTTCCTACGGATCGCTCCCGAATTATATCTCAAAAGATTGATCGTAGGAGGACTGGATCGGGTCTTCGAGTTGAACCGGAATTTCAGAAATGAAGGCATCTCCACCAAACACAATCCCGAATTCACCATGATGGAAGCCTATATGGCTTACGGAGACATGGGAAAAATGCTGGAGTTAACCGAAAAACTCATCACCACAGTCGCGTCCAAAATCTGCGGATCCTTAAAGATTAAGTACGGTAAAGACATGGTGGATCTCACTCCTCCTTGGAGAAGAGTGAAATACGTGGATATCATCAAGGAATACTCCGGAATCGATTTCTCCCAAGTGAAAACTTTAGAAGAAGCCAAGGAAAAAGCGTCTTCGGTAAAAGTGGACGCAAGCAAATGCACTTCCATTTGGAAAGTGGCCGACGAGGTTTTCTCCGAAAAGGCGGAACCGAATCTGATCCAACCTGTATTCGTTACGGATTATCCGAAAGAGCTTTCTCCTCTCGCTAAATCGGATCCTAATAATCCGGATTATGTGGAAAGATTCGAACCTTATATCGTAGGAAGAGAAATCGGAAACGCATTCTCCGAGTTGAATGATCCGTTCGACCAGAAAGAGAGGTTCGAAGAACAGGTAAAACAAAGAGAAGCGGGCGACGACGAGGCGTTTATGATGGACGAGGATTATATCCGAGCCCTGGAATACGGAATGCCGCCTACCGGAGGACTCGGAATCGGAATCGATCGATTGGTGATGTTACTCACGGATTCCCATTCTATCCGTGATACCATCCTGTTCCCACTGATGCGGCCGGAATAA
- a CDS encoding CDP-alcohol phosphatidyltransferase family protein: MLHEKKPKDLLEDRVFTVSNFLSVSRVLLLPFFIQFTRKHMESPRNGEYLYLAIGTCVLAVLTDYLDGFLARLLSQESVLGKYLDPICDKIVTIGGLSVIVHYYQFPLWILIVYILRETLGVWLGGFLYLKRGIQGKPNWWGKIGVGLVAATVLWYMTLPVIGPGLPTDHFFLHPEFSGYLLVLILSLGIVAYARRYWDIVFHPERFVLDPEDKKQKKKYQLV, encoded by the coding sequence ATGCTCCACGAAAAAAAACCTAAGGATCTTTTGGAAGACAGGGTATTCACCGTTTCCAATTTCCTATCGGTATCCAGAGTTTTACTTCTTCCTTTTTTTATCCAATTCACAAGAAAGCATATGGAATCACCTCGCAACGGAGAATATCTATATCTTGCGATCGGCACCTGCGTGTTAGCGGTTCTCACCGATTATCTTGACGGATTTCTCGCCAGACTCTTAAGCCAGGAATCGGTTTTAGGAAAATACTTGGATCCGATCTGCGATAAGATTGTGACTATCGGCGGATTATCCGTGATCGTTCACTACTACCAATTCCCTCTTTGGATCCTGATCGTTTACATCTTAAGAGAAACCCTAGGAGTTTGGCTGGGAGGATTTCTCTATTTAAAAAGAGGAATCCAAGGAAAACCGAATTGGTGGGGTAAAATCGGGGTGGGCCTTGTGGCTGCAACCGTTCTTTGGTACATGACTCTTCCCGTGATTGGCCCAGGTCTACCCACCGATCATTTCTTCCTGCATCCTGAATTTTCCGGGTATTTGTTAGTTCTGATTCTTTCCTTGGGAATCGTAGCCTATGCCAGACGCTATTGGGATATCGTATTCCATCCGGAGCGTTTCGTTCTGGATCCCGAAGACAAAAAGCAGAAGAAAAAATACCAATTGGTCTGA